One genomic segment of Methanothermobacter wolfeii includes these proteins:
- the uvrA gene encoding excinuclease ABC subunit UvrA: protein MSGKIVIKGAREHNLQDIDLELPRDRFIVITGISGSGKSSLAFDTIYAEGQRRYVESLSAYARQFLGQMKKPEIDYIEGLSPAISIDQKTTRVNPRSTVGTITEIYDYLRLLFARIGKPHCYVCGREIQQQTSTQIVDSIMEDDEGARILVLAPVIRDRKGEHQRVFERLRGQGFARVRVDGEIHELGEDFNLEKNRKHSIEVVVDRLAVRKDTEFRKRLADSVETALQLGEGTIKVLYHDTGEEKVYSEHFACPDCGINFEEISPRMFSFNSPHGACPECNGLGSKLEIDPDLVVPYPERSINEGAIVPWSKSGKRDNYYHQMLEAVADHFGFSLDTPFRDLKEEHRRAVLYGTDEKIQFVFQRKNRTYRVNRRFEGVIPRMERIYMETKSNYMRTYIGKFMSNHACPVCRGSRLRPESLSVTVGGKSIHEVTEMSISEARDFFESLELTEREEYIGREVLKEIRERLNFLVDVGLDYLTLSRSSGTLSGGEAQRIRLATQIGSGLVGVLYILDEPSIGLHQRDNRRLIRTLERLRDLGNTLIVVEHDEETIRSADHVVDIGPGAGEHGGHVVAQGTPEEIMEDPESLTGAYLSGRKTIPVPEFRRKPSGRYITVRGARENNLRDIDVRFPVGLFTCVTGVSGSGKSTLVNEILYRGVYELLNHKHMNAGSHRDIEGLEHIDKVVIIDQSPIGRTPRSNPATYTGVFTPIRELFAQTPEAKKRGYRPGRFSFNVKGGRCEACSGDGIIKIEMHFLADVYVPCEVCRGRRYNDETLEIRYRGKNIAEVLEMTVEEALEFFENIPSLRSKLQTLYDVGLGYIKLGQPATTLSGGEAQRVKLAKELGRRSTGRTLYILDEPTTGLHFDDIRRLLDVLGRLVDAGNTVVVIEHNLDVIKSADHIIDLGPEGGDRGGLVVAEGTPEEVAASGTHTGRFLREVLAERSSGGEVAEKDTAK, encoded by the coding sequence ATGAGTGGAAAGATAGTTATTAAGGGTGCGAGGGAGCACAACCTCCAGGACATTGACCTTGAACTGCCAAGGGACAGGTTCATAGTTATAACAGGTATAAGCGGGTCAGGGAAGTCCTCACTCGCCTTTGACACGATATACGCCGAGGGCCAGAGGAGGTACGTGGAGTCCCTCTCAGCCTATGCAAGGCAGTTCCTCGGACAGATGAAGAAGCCTGAGATAGACTACATTGAAGGATTATCCCCTGCAATATCCATTGACCAGAAAACCACGAGGGTGAACCCGCGTTCAACCGTGGGGACCATAACAGAGATTTATGACTACCTGAGGCTGCTCTTTGCAAGGATAGGTAAACCCCACTGCTATGTATGCGGGAGGGAGATACAGCAGCAGACATCCACCCAGATAGTGGACAGTATAATGGAAGATGATGAGGGCGCAAGGATCCTTGTACTCGCCCCCGTGATAAGGGACCGTAAGGGGGAACACCAGCGGGTTTTTGAGAGGCTCAGGGGCCAGGGCTTTGCAAGGGTACGTGTGGATGGCGAGATACATGAACTCGGGGAGGACTTCAACCTTGAAAAGAACAGGAAGCACTCAATAGAGGTGGTTGTGGACCGCCTTGCAGTCAGGAAGGACACGGAGTTCAGGAAGAGACTGGCAGATTCCGTTGAAACAGCACTCCAGCTCGGTGAGGGTACAATAAAGGTACTATACCATGACACCGGCGAGGAGAAGGTCTACAGTGAACACTTCGCATGCCCTGACTGCGGCATAAACTTTGAGGAGATAAGCCCCAGGATGTTCTCCTTCAACAGTCCCCACGGAGCATGCCCCGAGTGCAATGGCCTTGGAAGCAAGCTTGAAATCGACCCTGACCTGGTGGTGCCCTACCCCGAGAGGTCCATAAATGAGGGCGCCATCGTACCCTGGAGTAAATCAGGGAAAAGGGATAACTACTACCACCAGATGCTAGAGGCCGTGGCGGATCACTTCGGCTTCAGCCTCGACACACCCTTCAGGGACCTTAAAGAGGAACACAGAAGAGCAGTACTCTACGGGACCGATGAAAAGATACAGTTCGTATTTCAGAGGAAAAACAGGACCTACAGGGTTAACAGGCGATTCGAGGGCGTGATACCCAGGATGGAAAGGATCTACATGGAGACAAAATCTAACTACATGAGGACCTATATAGGGAAGTTCATGAGCAACCATGCGTGTCCGGTCTGCAGGGGAAGCAGGCTCAGACCAGAGAGCCTCTCAGTTACCGTCGGGGGTAAATCAATACATGAAGTCACCGAGATGTCAATCTCAGAGGCCAGGGACTTCTTCGAATCCCTTGAACTCACCGAGAGGGAGGAGTACATTGGAAGGGAGGTCCTCAAGGAGATACGTGAAAGGCTGAACTTCCTCGTGGATGTGGGCCTCGACTACCTCACACTCTCAAGGTCATCAGGGACGCTTTCAGGCGGAGAGGCCCAGAGGATACGGCTGGCAACCCAGATAGGCTCGGGCCTTGTGGGGGTACTCTACATACTGGATGAGCCAAGCATAGGACTGCATCAGAGGGACAACAGGCGCCTCATAAGGACCCTCGAGAGGCTCAGGGACCTTGGAAACACCCTGATAGTGGTGGAACACGATGAGGAGACAATACGCTCCGCCGATCACGTGGTTGACATAGGACCAGGGGCAGGCGAACACGGGGGCCACGTGGTTGCACAGGGAACGCCCGAGGAGATAATGGAGGACCCTGAATCCCTCACAGGCGCATACCTCTCAGGAAGGAAAACCATACCGGTACCCGAGTTCAGGAGGAAGCCATCAGGAAGGTACATCACAGTGAGGGGGGCGAGGGAGAACAACCTCAGGGACATCGATGTAAGGTTCCCTGTGGGCCTCTTCACCTGCGTCACCGGGGTCTCGGGGTCAGGTAAGAGCACCCTGGTGAACGAGATACTCTACAGGGGCGTCTACGAGCTCCTGAACCACAAGCACATGAACGCAGGAAGCCACAGGGACATCGAGGGGCTTGAACACATTGACAAGGTCGTGATAATAGACCAGTCACCAATAGGGAGGACGCCCAGATCAAACCCGGCGACCTACACCGGTGTCTTCACACCTATAAGGGAACTCTTCGCCCAGACACCCGAGGCAAAGAAGAGGGGTTACCGTCCGGGCAGGTTCAGCTTCAACGTCAAGGGTGGGCGCTGCGAGGCCTGCAGCGGTGATGGTATAATCAAGATAGAGATGCACTTCCTTGCAGACGTCTACGTGCCATGTGAGGTATGCAGGGGGCGTAGATACAATGATGAAACCCTCGAGATAAGGTACAGGGGGAAGAACATTGCAGAGGTCCTTGAGATGACCGTTGAGGAGGCCCTTGAATTCTTTGAGAACATACCATCACTCAGGAGCAAACTCCAGACCCTCTACGATGTGGGCCTTGGCTACATAAAACTCGGCCAGCCCGCAACAACCCTCTCTGGAGGGGAGGCCCAGAGGGTTAAACTTGCAAAGGAGCTGGGCAGGAGGAGCACAGGCAGAACCCTCTACATACTTGATGAACCCACAACAGGACTCCACTTCGATGATATAAGGAGGCTCCTGGACGTCCTGGGACGCCTTGTTGATGCAGGGAACACCGTGGTTGTCATAGAACACAACCTTGACGTTATAAAGTCAGCGGACCACATCATAGACCTGGGCCCAGAGGGAGGTGACCGTGGAGGACTTGTGGTTGCAGAGGGGACACCTGAGGAGGTTGCAGCTTCAGGGACACATACAGGCCGCTTCCTGAGGGAGGTCCTCGCTGAAAGATCCTCCGGGGGTGAGGTGGCCGAGAAGGACACGGCCAAATAA
- a CDS encoding sensor histidine kinase produces MRAIDGFSRILVEDYEDKLDEEGVRLLGIIRDNTKKMGQLIDDILMLSRAGRQDMKLDRLDMKALTESVYRELADQEDRAIEFSVADLPPAYADRALMTQVLSNLLSNAIKFTRERNPARIEVGFYEEDDEYVYYVRDNGAGFDMKYVNKLFGLFQRLHSSDEFEGTGVGLSIVQRIIRRHGGRVWGEGEVDRGATIYFTLPKAVRE; encoded by the coding sequence TTGAGGGCGATAGATGGGTTTTCAAGGATACTCGTGGAGGACTATGAGGACAAACTTGATGAGGAGGGTGTCAGGCTCCTTGGAATCATAAGGGATAACACCAAGAAGATGGGGCAGCTCATCGATGACATACTCATGCTCTCAAGGGCCGGAAGACAGGATATGAAACTTGACAGGCTCGACATGAAGGCCCTTACAGAGTCCGTATACAGGGAACTTGCAGATCAGGAGGACAGGGCCATAGAGTTCTCGGTTGCTGATCTTCCCCCGGCCTATGCGGACCGGGCCCTCATGACCCAGGTGCTCAGCAACCTCCTCTCCAACGCCATCAAGTTCACCCGGGAGAGGAACCCTGCAAGGATAGAGGTTGGCTTCTATGAGGAGGACGATGAATACGTGTATTACGTCAGGGACAACGGGGCCGGCTTCGATATGAAGTATGTGAATAAACTCTTCGGACTCTTCCAGAGACTCCACAGCTCCGATGAATTCGAGGGCACCGGCGTGGGGCTTTCAATAGTCCAGAGGATTATAAGGAGGCATGGAGGAAGGGTCTGGGGTGAGGGTGAAGTTGACAGGGGAGCCACCATCTACTTCACACTTCCAAAGGCGGTGAGAGAATGA